In Halalkalicoccus subterraneus, one genomic interval encodes:
- a CDS encoding transcription factor — MAFEDLLEDPVIQKYLHELVGPKGMPVAAAPPDGEVTDEELAETLDLELNDVRRSLFILYENDLASYRRLRDEDSGWLTYLWTFEYENIPENLAEEMERLLDALENREDYERNHEFYLCEICSIRFEFGEAMDFGFECPECGSPLESMDNDRLVEAMERRIEELRSELNVDGVEA, encoded by the coding sequence ATGGCTTTTGAGGATCTACTGGAGGACCCCGTCATACAGAAGTATTTACACGAACTGGTGGGGCCGAAGGGAATGCCGGTCGCCGCCGCACCGCCGGACGGGGAGGTCACCGACGAGGAACTCGCCGAGACCCTCGATCTGGAACTCAACGACGTGCGCCGGTCGCTCTTTATCCTCTACGAGAACGATCTGGCGAGCTACCGGCGGCTCCGGGACGAGGACTCGGGCTGGCTGACGTACCTCTGGACGTTCGAGTACGAGAACATTCCCGAGAACTTAGCCGAGGAGATGGAACGGCTGCTCGACGCGCTGGAGAACCGCGAGGACTACGAACGCAACCACGAGTTCTACCTCTGTGAGATCTGCTCCATTCGCTTCGAGTTCGGCGAGGCGATGGACTTCGGCTTCGAGTGTCCCGAGTGCGGTTCGCCGTTAGAATCGATGGACAACGACCGGCTCGTCGAGGCGATGGAGCGCCGAATCGAGGAGCTTCGAAGTGAACTCAACGTCGACGGCGTCGAGGCCTGA
- a CDS encoding helix-turn-helix domain-containing protein, producing the protein MSEFLNALRDEVNSNAILGIVVVLGLIVVVTDASWSIFIATGIAIGATAIISASESLPGVNGRALSAVVFAFGTLCGVYVTFVESSYLMGGLTLFASWLTIDALYDTVHGIEPTEPESSDLDEMGASEASRVMYHAGKVLQALDNSPASLSTSELVTRTDLSENEVHESVSVLEDADAVIEERERYELNKNQPGLVRSTVRRLARPFGLFTPSR; encoded by the coding sequence ATGAGTGAGTTCCTCAATGCGCTTCGCGATGAGGTAAACTCGAACGCAATCCTCGGGATCGTCGTCGTCCTCGGTCTGATCGTAGTGGTTACCGACGCCTCGTGGTCGATATTCATCGCCACCGGTATCGCGATCGGTGCGACCGCCATCATCAGTGCTTCCGAATCGCTTCCCGGTGTCAATGGCCGTGCTCTGAGTGCGGTCGTCTTCGCATTCGGGACGCTCTGTGGGGTGTACGTCACGTTTGTAGAATCGTCCTATCTCATGGGTGGATTGACTCTCTTTGCGTCTTGGCTCACCATTGATGCGCTCTACGACACCGTCCACGGTATCGAGCCTACAGAGCCTGAGAGCAGTGACCTCGATGAGATGGGTGCCAGCGAGGCCAGTCGCGTCATGTATCATGCCGGGAAGGTTCTGCAGGCACTCGACAACTCGCCTGCCTCGCTTTCGACCTCGGAGCTCGTTACCCGCACCGATCTCTCCGAAAACGAGGTCCACGAGTCGGTCTCAGTCCTCGAAGACGCGGACGCGGTCATCGAAGAGCGCGAACGCTACGAGCTCAACAAGAACCAGCCGGGACTGGTTCGCTCGACCGTCCGTCGGCTCGCCCGTCCCTTCGGCCTCTTCACTCCGAGTCGATAG
- a CDS encoding tRNA (cytidine(56)-2'-O)-methyltransferase, with product MNDGPELAVCRLGHRPGRDERMTTHVGLTARALGADRVILPDNAGQSKETVEDITDRFGGPFSVELSDSQEALIREWNGWVVHLTMYGKRIQDVESEIREGHGEEPLLVVVGGEKVPFEIYEHADYNVGVTNQPHSEVAGLAVFLDRLFCGRELERQWEDADQRVIPKGTGKEVESIDSE from the coding sequence ATGAACGACGGACCCGAACTCGCCGTCTGTCGGCTCGGCCACCGGCCGGGCCGGGACGAACGCATGACGACTCACGTCGGACTCACGGCCCGCGCGCTCGGTGCGGATCGGGTGATCCTCCCCGACAACGCCGGCCAGTCGAAGGAAACCGTCGAGGACATCACCGACCGTTTCGGCGGTCCCTTTTCGGTCGAACTCTCCGATTCACAGGAAGCGCTTATCCGGGAGTGGAACGGATGGGTGGTCCACCTGACGATGTACGGCAAGCGGATCCAGGACGTCGAAAGCGAGATCCGCGAGGGCCATGGCGAGGAGCCCCTCTTAGTGGTCGTCGGCGGCGAGAAGGTCCCCTTTGAGATCTACGAACACGCCGACTACAACGTCGGCGTCACCAACCAGCCCCATTCCGAAGTGGCGGGCCTCGCGGTGTTTCTCGACCGGCTGTTCTGCGGCCGGGAGCTCGAACGGCAGTGGGAGGATGCCGACCAACGGGTGATCCCGAAGGGGACGGGAAAGGAGGTCGAGTCTATCGACTCGGAGTGA
- a CDS encoding universal stress protein → MYERILVPTDGSTVARTAVDQAIDIAEKYGAEVHALFVADVDAVAYGLGTEQVDRIKQGEFQGMTDLREDAQEATGYVTERAEAAGLTAHERHAGGRPHDVIADYTADNGIDLIVMGSHGRSGIRRALLGSVTERTLRSTHVPVLVVDYVEE, encoded by the coding sequence ATGTACGAACGCATACTCGTTCCAACCGACGGCAGCACGGTCGCACGGACGGCGGTCGATCAGGCGATCGACATCGCCGAGAAATACGGCGCAGAGGTTCACGCGCTGTTCGTTGCGGACGTCGACGCGGTCGCCTACGGCCTGGGAACCGAACAGGTCGATCGCATCAAGCAGGGTGAGTTCCAGGGGATGACCGATCTCCGCGAGGACGCCCAGGAGGCGACCGGCTACGTCACAGAACGGGCCGAGGCCGCCGGCCTGACCGCCCACGAACGCCACGCGGGCGGGCGACCCCACGACGTGATCGCGGACTACACGGCGGACAACGGCATCGACCTCATCGTGATGGGCAGTCACGGTCGATCGGGGATCCGCCGTGCACTGCTTGGGAGCGTCACCGAACGAACGCTGCGTTCGACGCACGTTCCCGTACTCGTCGTCGACTACGTCGAGGAATAA
- a CDS encoding sodium:solute symporter family transporter produces the protein MIDGAPMLISTLLGAMDGVVLQTDEGLLPEGLNVSFKLVPSIIVIGMMLLFIVAGFMFKVADTDDMWVAGRSIGNLENGMAIGANWMSAATYLGVAATVAISGVYGLAYVVGWTTGYFILLIFMAAQMRRFGKYTAPDFVGDRFNSDTARALAAITTFLIGFVYALGQARGMGLVGMYILGDWSALTGGALSAYQTMMVVFMVITVAYLSLSGMLGATKNMVLQYVILIGAFLIGLVATGWSAGYTTILPQLEYGMMIDSLGAEFSAPFAGGSYYLWIATCFSLVFGTCGLPHVLVRFYTVKNERVARWSCTWGLFFISLLYLSAPAFAAIGTALYGNQIGAVYGDPGMTSAAGDVLVVLAAQLAELPAWFVGFVAAGGIAAAVATTAGLFIAASSAISHDIYATIINEDATQRQQVLVGRLSIILIGALTIVFALDPQQPIAALVGFAFSLAAIVLFPMFFLGLWWENTNRPGALAGMTTGIVVWFIPMLNEGNFGLIEGGLGIEAIATWMPAIGSALVGTPIVFAVTIAVSLVTSEPPLRTKQMVRQCHSPDPMPKDMTAADVVAEKNGNRPETPADD, from the coding sequence ATGATCGACGGCGCTCCGATGCTGATAAGTACCCTGCTCGGCGCGATGGACGGTGTCGTATTGCAGACTGACGAAGGGCTGCTTCCGGAGGGGCTCAACGTCTCGTTCAAGCTCGTTCCGTCGATCATCGTCATCGGCATGATGCTCCTGTTCATCGTTGCCGGCTTCATGTTCAAGGTCGCCGACACCGACGACATGTGGGTCGCCGGCCGTTCGATCGGGAACCTCGAGAACGGGATGGCCATCGGGGCCAACTGGATGTCGGCGGCGACATATCTCGGCGTGGCCGCTACCGTCGCCATTTCCGGGGTCTACGGGCTGGCGTACGTCGTCGGCTGGACGACTGGCTATTTCATCCTGCTGATCTTCATGGCCGCCCAGATGCGCCGGTTCGGGAAGTACACCGCGCCGGACTTCGTCGGTGACCGCTTCAACTCCGATACCGCACGCGCGTTGGCGGCGATCACCACGTTCCTGATCGGGTTCGTTTACGCGCTCGGTCAGGCCCGCGGGATGGGACTGGTCGGAATGTACATCCTCGGCGACTGGTCGGCACTCACCGGTGGCGCGCTGTCCGCCTACCAGACGATGATGGTCGTCTTCATGGTCATCACCGTCGCCTACCTCTCGCTGTCGGGGATGCTCGGCGCGACCAAGAACATGGTCCTGCAGTACGTCATCCTCATCGGCGCGTTCCTGATCGGACTCGTCGCTACCGGCTGGTCGGCGGGATACACGACGATCCTCCCCCAGCTCGAGTACGGAATGATGATCGACAGTCTCGGCGCCGAGTTCTCGGCACCGTTCGCCGGCGGGAGCTACTACCTGTGGATCGCGACGTGTTTCAGTCTGGTCTTCGGGACGTGTGGACTGCCCCACGTGCTGGTCAGGTTCTACACGGTCAAAAACGAGCGCGTGGCCCGCTGGTCGTGCACATGGGGGCTGTTTTTCATCTCGCTGCTGTACCTGAGCGCGCCCGCCTTCGCCGCGATCGGCACCGCGCTCTACGGTAATCAGATCGGCGCCGTCTACGGCGACCCCGGTATGACCAGCGCCGCCGGCGACGTGTTGGTCGTGCTGGCCGCACAGCTCGCCGAGCTGCCGGCGTGGTTCGTCGGCTTCGTCGCGGCGGGCGGCATCGCCGCGGCGGTCGCGACGACGGCCGGCCTGTTCATCGCCGCCTCGTCGGCGATCTCCCACGACATCTACGCGACCATCATCAACGAGGACGCGACCCAGCGCCAGCAGGTCCTCGTCGGCCGCCTGAGCATCATCCTGATCGGGGCGCTCACGATCGTCTTCGCGCTGGACCCCCAACAGCCGATCGCGGCACTGGTCGGGTTCGCGTTCTCGCTCGCGGCCATCGTGCTGTTCCCGATGTTCTTCCTCGGTCTCTGGTGGGAGAACACGAACCGTCCGGGCGCGCTCGCCGGTATGACCACCGGGATCGTCGTCTGGTTCATCCCCATGTTAAACGAGGGGAACTTCGGTCTGATCGAGGGCGGACTCGGCATCGAGGCCATCGCGACGTGGATGCCGGCCATCGGGTCGGCGCTCGTCGGGACGCCGATCGTCTTCGCGGTGACGATCGCCGTCTCGCTCGTGACCAGCGAACCGCCGCTGCGGACCAAACAGATGGTCCGTCAGTGCCACAGCCCCGACCCGATGCCAAAGGACATGACCGCGGCGGACGTCGTCGCCGAGAAGAACGGTAACCGGCCCGAAACGCCGGCGGACGACTGA
- a CDS encoding DUF4212 domain-containing protein: protein MTNEPHTTDEIRTDGGMSDVEREQQIDYMDVEINLLKPATPFMRDHLRVIWIGFGIWALTTFAPITMTRLAPDVMTTPIPMIGFPLHYFLLAIVGPGSALVLSVWYARKRDQIDEKYGIEQATVEPETTDTVPDDTTATDGGVEE from the coding sequence ATGACGAACGAACCACACACGACCGACGAGATACGAACCGACGGCGGAATGAGCGACGTCGAACGCGAACAGCAGATCGACTACATGGACGTCGAGATCAACCTGCTGAAACCGGCGACACCGTTCATGCGGGATCACCTGCGGGTGATCTGGATCGGCTTTGGGATCTGGGCGCTGACGACGTTCGCGCCGATCACGATGACGCGACTCGCACCCGACGTGATGACGACCCCGATCCCGATGATCGGGTTCCCGTTACACTACTTCCTGCTCGCGATCGTCGGGCCGGGATCAGCACTGGTCCTCTCGGTCTGGTACGCGCGAAAGCGCGACCAGATCGACGAGAAATACGGTATCGAACAGGCCACCGTCGAACCGGAAACGACCGACACCGTTCCGGACGACACGACGGCAACTGACGGAGGTGTCGAGGAATGA
- the acs gene encoding acetate--CoA ligase, whose protein sequence is MEGDNEDVQLEARLAEQDTFEPPESFVEQANVSDPGIYEEFERNWPDCWEQAAELLDWEESYDQVLDEGDAPFYEWFVDGKLNASYNCIDRHIEEGRGDEVAIEWVGEPTDETRTYTYDELYEEVNQTAAAFREMGVGEGDVVTMYLPMVPELPIAMLACARIGAPHSVVFAGFSADALATRMKSADSEYLITCDGYYRRGDPLDHLEKANEGLSDVDHDTTTVVVDRLGEEGFGHDLSEDQREYADLIAEQEGAEVEPVVRDAEDMLFLMYTSGTTGEPKGVKHTTGGYLSYAAWTTQTVLDVKPDDTYWCSADIGWITGHSYIVYGPLALGTTSVMYEGTPDYPDKDRMWEIVEDYGINQLYTAPTAIRAFMKWGQKYPDEHDLSSLRLLGTVGEPINPRAWKWYYKHIGNEECPVVDTWWQTETGGMMITTLPGIGTMKPGSAGPPLPGIDARIVDTNGERIQAGQAGYLTVDKPWPGMLRTLYKNDDRFISEYWQEYSDPDSDEWVYFPEDGAKIDDDDYITVLGRVDDVINVSGHRLGTMEIESAIVGVPGVAEAAVVGGQHDMKGEAVYAYVITEDGYEGDEDLREEIVAGVEDAIGPIARPEAVVFTDELPKTRSGKIMRRLLEDIANEEELGDTSTLRNPDVVSEIQQKVQSD, encoded by the coding sequence ATGGAGGGAGACAACGAAGACGTTCAACTCGAGGCCCGGCTCGCCGAACAGGACACGTTCGAGCCGCCGGAATCGTTCGTCGAGCAGGCGAACGTCTCGGACCCGGGAATCTACGAGGAGTTCGAACGGAACTGGCCCGATTGTTGGGAGCAGGCCGCCGAGCTGCTCGACTGGGAGGAGTCGTACGACCAAGTACTCGACGAGGGCGACGCCCCGTTCTACGAGTGGTTCGTCGACGGCAAGCTCAACGCCTCGTACAACTGTATCGACCGCCACATCGAGGAGGGACGCGGCGACGAGGTCGCCATCGAGTGGGTGGGCGAACCCACAGACGAGACGCGCACCTACACCTACGACGAGCTCTACGAGGAGGTGAATCAGACTGCCGCGGCGTTCCGGGAGATGGGCGTCGGCGAGGGTGACGTCGTGACGATGTACCTCCCGATGGTCCCCGAGCTCCCGATCGCGATGCTCGCGTGTGCGCGCATCGGCGCGCCCCACTCGGTCGTCTTCGCGGGCTTCTCCGCGGACGCGCTCGCGACGCGGATGAAATCCGCCGATTCGGAGTATCTGATCACCTGTGACGGCTATTACCGACGTGGCGACCCGCTCGACCACCTCGAAAAGGCGAACGAGGGCCTTTCGGACGTCGATCACGACACCACGACGGTCGTCGTGGATCGCCTCGGCGAGGAAGGCTTCGGCCACGATCTGAGCGAGGACCAGCGGGAGTACGCCGACCTCATCGCCGAGCAGGAGGGCGCGGAGGTCGAGCCGGTGGTACGCGACGCCGAGGACATGCTGTTTCTCATGTATACCTCGGGGACGACCGGCGAACCGAAGGGCGTCAAGCACACCACCGGCGGCTACCTCTCGTACGCCGCGTGGACGACCCAGACGGTGCTGGACGTCAAACCCGATGACACCTACTGGTGTTCGGCCGACATCGGCTGGATCACCGGCCATTCGTACATCGTCTACGGCCCCCTCGCGCTCGGAACCACGAGCGTGATGTACGAGGGGACGCCGGATTACCCCGACAAGGACCGGATGTGGGAGATCGTCGAGGACTACGGAATCAACCAGCTCTACACCGCGCCGACGGCGATCCGCGCGTTCATGAAGTGGGGCCAGAAGTACCCCGACGAGCACGACCTCTCCAGCCTCCGGTTGCTCGGGACGGTCGGCGAACCCATCAACCCGCGCGCCTGGAAGTGGTACTACAAACACATCGGAAACGAGGAGTGTCCGGTGGTGGACACGTGGTGGCAGACCGAGACCGGCGGGATGATGATCACCACTCTTCCGGGGATCGGTACGATGAAACCCGGTTCTGCCGGCCCGCCACTGCCGGGGATCGACGCTCGGATCGTCGATACGAACGGCGAGCGGATCCAGGCGGGACAGGCAGGCTATCTCACCGTCGACAAGCCGTGGCCCGGCATGCTGCGGACGCTGTATAAGAACGACGACCGCTTCATCAGCGAGTACTGGCAGGAGTACTCTGACCCGGACAGCGACGAATGGGTCTACTTCCCCGAGGACGGTGCGAAGATCGACGACGACGACTACATTACCGTCCTCGGCCGGGTCGACGACGTGATCAACGTCTCGGGCCACCGGCTGGGAACGATGGAGATCGAAAGCGCCATCGTCGGAGTCCCCGGTGTCGCGGAAGCCGCCGTCGTCGGCGGGCAACACGACATGAAAGGCGAGGCGGTCTACGCCTACGTCATCACCGAGGACGGCTACGAGGGCGACGAGGACCTGCGCGAGGAGATCGTCGCGGGGGTCGAGGACGCCATCGGGCCGATCGCCCGGCCCGAGGCGGTGGTGTTCACCGACGAGTTGCCGAAGACCCGCTCGGGCAAGATCATGCGCCGCCTGCTCGAAGACATCGCAAACGAGGAGGAACTGGGCGACACCTCGACGCTTCGCAACCCCGACGTCGTAAGCGAGATCCAGCAGAAGGTACAGAGCGACTGA
- a CDS encoding bacterio-opsin activator domain-containing protein has product MGATSQRAGTEADHLTHQGYERLLEAASTHRERLVVRLGGDVGLRAREITAIHPEDVVRVRQDPDRFVLRVSEGTDEYREAYLPPAVERTLARYVNSNGIGNAERIVDVTPRRVQMLVREVADRAADRTGDRSFEAVSAHDLRQYFARTLLRERNVSPRVVRAIGGWRSLEALDAYLDTPSTDEIVEALDPETGRPPADDTALASALIDASTRAELEADVCSALAERYRFAWIDAHETGGEDAPSAAAGIDPEEVPSLREEHDGSSTNGGESGVVESGIRYGETRYGRLYVGASGPATDRERESLSLLGRRIGHAITAIRRRKLLLADTILELEFTCTDRRSALIAVSDRFDCRFELESIVSASESLVYYLTLTGASAPDVLTFAAEQRGIEDSRLVEGRDSGALVEVAVSRDCPLLLLTDYGATISEATIGSGEARIVAECAYDTDLRALVERLTEAFPDSRLIGKQAAERGASGLDGFEQGATERLTERQHAALRAAYFGGYFDWPRGSTAEEIADAMGVSSPTLHSHLRKGQRELLELLFEEG; this is encoded by the coding sequence ATGGGAGCGACGAGTCAACGTGCGGGTACGGAAGCGGACCACCTCACGCATCAGGGCTACGAGCGGCTGCTGGAAGCGGCCTCGACCCACCGGGAACGGCTCGTGGTGCGACTCGGGGGGGACGTGGGCCTACGCGCGCGCGAGATAACGGCGATCCACCCGGAGGACGTCGTGCGAGTTCGACAGGATCCCGACCGGTTCGTCCTCCGGGTTTCGGAGGGAACGGACGAATACCGCGAGGCATACCTCCCACCGGCCGTCGAACGGACGCTCGCGCGTTACGTCAACAGCAACGGGATCGGGAACGCTGAGCGAATCGTCGACGTGACACCCCGTCGCGTCCAGATGCTCGTCCGGGAAGTCGCCGACCGCGCGGCCGACCGGACCGGGGACCGCTCGTTCGAGGCGGTGAGCGCACACGACCTCCGCCAGTACTTCGCCCGAACGCTCCTCCGCGAGCGCAACGTCTCGCCCCGCGTGGTGCGGGCGATCGGGGGCTGGCGAAGCCTCGAAGCGCTCGATGCGTACCTCGATACGCCGAGCACCGACGAGATCGTCGAGGCACTCGATCCGGAAACGGGGCGACCACCCGCCGACGACACGGCGCTGGCGTCGGCGCTGATCGACGCCTCGACCCGCGCGGAACTCGAAGCGGACGTCTGTAGCGCGCTCGCCGAACGCTATCGGTTCGCGTGGATCGACGCCCACGAAACCGGCGGTGAAGACGCTCCGAGCGCCGCTGCGGGGATCGACCCCGAGGAGGTTCCATCGCTCCGCGAGGAACACGACGGGAGTTCGACGAACGGGGGCGAATCAGGTGTCGTCGAAAGCGGGATCCGGTACGGCGAGACCCGCTACGGGCGGCTGTACGTCGGGGCGTCTGGACCCGCGACCGATCGCGAACGCGAGTCGCTCTCGCTTCTGGGTCGACGGATCGGTCACGCGATCACGGCGATCCGTCGCCGAAAGCTGCTGCTCGCCGATACGATCCTCGAACTCGAATTCACGTGCACCGACCGCCGGTCGGCACTGATCGCCGTCTCCGACCGGTTCGACTGTCGCTTCGAACTGGAATCGATCGTCTCGGCCTCCGAATCGCTCGTGTACTATCTCACACTCACGGGTGCCAGCGCCCCCGATGTCCTGACGTTCGCCGCCGAACAGCGCGGGATCGAGGACAGTCGCCTCGTCGAGGGGCGCGATTCGGGCGCGCTCGTCGAGGTCGCCGTCTCGCGGGACTGTCCGCTGCTCTTGCTCACCGACTACGGCGCGACGATCAGCGAGGCGACAATCGGGAGCGGAGAGGCCCGAATCGTCGCCGAGTGTGCCTACGACACCGACCTTCGGGCGCTCGTCGAGCGGCTGACCGAGGCGTTTCCCGACAGCCGACTGATCGGCAAGCAGGCCGCAGAGCGGGGGGCGAGCGGGCTCGACGGCTTCGAGCAAGGAGCGACTGAACGGCTGACCGAGCGCCAGCACGCGGCGCTCCGGGCGGCGTACTTCGGGGGGTACTTCGACTGGCCCCGGGGGAGCACGGCCGAGGAGATCGCCGACGCCATGGGCGTCTCCTCACCGACGCTCCACAGCCACCTCCGAAAGGGGCAACGCGAACTCCTCGAATTACTTTTCGAGGAAGGGTAG
- the acs gene encoding acetate--CoA ligase produces the protein MTPSPDDRYEPPSSFVDQANVSDPGIYEEFERSWPDCWERAADLLDWHEEYDRVLDEGDAPFYEWFSGGKLNASYNCLDRHIEAGRKTHAALKWEGKRRETRTYTYQDLYGEVNEFAAALRELGVGTDDIVTIYLPMVPELPIAMLACARIGAPHSVVFAGFSADALATRMDASDSEYLVTCDGYYRRGNAFNQKSKADNALMTLDRSVTTVVVDRLGEDLDHSLDTDQYDYGDLVLAHAGATVSPVARDAEDMLFLMYTSGTTGQPKGVTHSTGGYLAQAAWTARAVLDIKPEDTYWCSADIGWITGHSYTVYGPLALGTTTVIYEGTPDYPDRSRLWEIVERNAVDVLYTAPTAVRAFMKWGEEYPAGHDLSSLRLLGTVGEPINPRAWKWFREHIGGGDCPVVDTWWQTETGGMMITTLPGIGTMKPGSAGPPLPGIGARVVDEDGAEIDPGETGYLVVDRPWPGMFRTLYGDDERYRSEYWDAFSTDDEWVYFSGDGATVDSEGYITVLGRIDDVINVSGHRLGTMEIESAIVGVEGVAEAAVVGGDGGTNDTAVYAYVSTDHHHDPNEELRERITANVERAIGPFARPEQVVFTPELPKTRSGKIMRRLLENIANHEPLGDTSTLRNPEVVGEIEATERDQ, from the coding sequence ATGACTCCGTCCCCGGACGACCGATACGAGCCGCCCTCCTCGTTCGTCGATCAGGCGAACGTCTCGGATCCGGGAATCTACGAGGAGTTCGAACGGAGCTGGCCCGACTGCTGGGAGCGCGCGGCCGACCTGCTCGACTGGCACGAGGAGTACGACCGGGTGCTCGACGAGGGCGACGCCCCCTTCTACGAGTGGTTCTCCGGGGGGAAGCTCAACGCCTCGTACAACTGTCTCGACCGCCATATCGAGGCCGGACGGAAGACCCACGCCGCGCTCAAGTGGGAGGGAAAGCGCCGCGAGACACGCACCTACACCTACCAGGACCTCTACGGCGAGGTCAACGAGTTCGCCGCCGCCCTGCGCGAGTTGGGCGTCGGGACCGACGATATCGTAACGATCTACCTCCCGATGGTTCCGGAACTACCCATCGCGATGCTCGCGTGTGCGCGCATCGGCGCGCCCCATTCGGTCGTCTTCGCGGGCTTCTCCGCGGACGCGCTCGCGACCCGAATGGACGCTTCGGATTCCGAGTATCTGGTCACCTGTGACGGCTACTACCGTCGCGGCAACGCCTTCAACCAGAAGAGCAAGGCCGACAACGCGCTCATGACCCTCGACAGATCGGTTACGACGGTCGTCGTCGACCGCCTCGGTGAAGACCTGGATCACTCGCTCGACACCGACCAGTACGACTACGGGGACCTCGTCCTCGCACACGCCGGGGCGACCGTCTCGCCGGTGGCTCGCGACGCCGAGGACATGCTGTTTCTCATGTACACCTCGGGAACGACCGGCCAACCCAAGGGCGTCACCCATTCGACGGGCGGCTATCTCGCCCAAGCCGCCTGGACCGCCCGCGCGGTCCTCGACATCAAGCCCGAGGACACCTACTGGTGTTCGGCCGACATCGGCTGGATCACCGGCCACTCCTATACGGTGTACGGACCGCTCGCGTTGGGTACGACGACGGTGATCTACGAGGGGACGCCCGATTACCCGGACCGGTCGCGCCTCTGGGAGATCGTCGAGCGAAACGCCGTCGACGTGCTCTACACCGCGCCGACGGCCGTCCGAGCCTTCATGAAGTGGGGCGAGGAGTATCCCGCTGGCCACGACCTCTCCAGTCTCCGGCTGCTTGGGACGGTCGGCGAACCCATCAACCCGCGCGCCTGGAAGTGGTTCCGCGAACACATCGGCGGGGGTGACTGTCCGGTAGTGGACACGTGGTGGCAGACCGAGACCGGCGGGATGATGATCACCACTCTTCCGGGGATCGGCACGATGAAACCCGGTTCCGCCGGCCCGCCGCTACCGGGGATCGGCGCGCGCGTCGTCGACGAGGACGGCGCGGAGATCGACCCGGGCGAGACCGGCTACCTCGTCGTCGACAGACCGTGGCCAGGGATGTTCCGTACCCTCTACGGTGACGACGAGCGCTACCGGAGCGAGTACTGGGACGCGTTTTCGACCGACGACGAGTGGGTCTACTTCTCCGGCGACGGCGCGACCGTCGACTCGGAGGGGTATATCACGGTGCTGGGACGGATCGACGACGTGATCAACGTCTCGGGCCATCGGCTGGGAACGATGGAGATCGAAAGCGCCATCGTCGGCGTCGAGGGCGTCGCGGAAGCCGCCGTCGTCGGCGGCGACGGCGGGACGAACGACACCGCCGTCTACGCGTACGTGAGCACTGACCACCACCACGACCCGAACGAGGAGCTTCGCGAGCGGATCACGGCGAACGTCGAGCGGGCGATCGGCCCGTTCGCCCGGCCCGAACAGGTCGTCTTCACCCCCGAACTGCCCAAAACGCGCTCGGGCAAGATCATGCGCCGCCTGCTCGAGAACATCGCGAACCACGAACCGCTCGGCGACACCTCGACGCTTCGCAACCCGGAGGTCGTCGGCGAGATCGAGGCCACCGAGCGGGATCAGTAG
- a CDS encoding DUF2797 domain-containing protein, with translation MQIVGYETGAGDGEPALVLADEDDLAREPLVSGMRLEYVLENRRCAGTLSEGSHIGCSNPTAPYCDDHAYTWVCARCTGTCLKDEMDCFEEHAVYLAAFAPARFKVGVTRAWRLDTRLREQGADRAAHLHTVSNGRIAREIESEIAREIGDRVRVPTKIRGLADTVDLGAWKTLLAEYDPIETFAFEYDLALDERPVRETIASGTVVGTKGRVLVLERGGTTYAVDMRDLVGYEVREGVSDRALQSSLGAFG, from the coding sequence GTGCAGATCGTGGGCTACGAGACGGGGGCGGGCGACGGCGAGCCGGCGCTGGTGCTCGCCGACGAGGACGACCTCGCGCGCGAACCGCTCGTTTCCGGCATGCGCCTCGAATACGTCCTCGAGAATCGGCGCTGTGCCGGAACCCTCTCGGAAGGGTCCCACATCGGCTGTTCGAACCCGACCGCCCCCTACTGCGACGATCACGCCTACACGTGGGTCTGTGCGCGCTGTACGGGGACCTGCCTCAAGGACGAGATGGACTGCTTCGAGGAGCACGCGGTCTACCTCGCCGCCTTCGCCCCCGCACGGTTCAAGGTCGGCGTCACGCGCGCGTGGCGCCTCGACACCCGCCTCCGAGAGCAGGGTGCCGACCGCGCAGCCCACCTCCACACGGTGTCGAACGGCCGGATTGCCCGCGAGATCGAGAGCGAGATCGCCCGTGAGATCGGCGACAGGGTGCGCGTGCCGACGAAGATCCGTGGGCTCGCCGATACGGTCGACCTCGGGGCATGGAAGACGCTACTGGCGGAGTACGACCCCATCGAGACGTTCGCCTTCGAGTACGACCTCGCGCTCGACGAGCGTCCCGTTAGGGAGACCATCGCCAGCGGCACCGTCGTCGGAACCAAGGGCCGGGTACTGGTACTCGAACGGGGCGGAACGACCTACGCGGTCGACATGCGCGATCTGGTCGGCTACGAGGTGCGCGAGGGTGTGTCCGACCGGGCGCTGCAGTCGAGTCTCGGTGCGTTCGGCTAA